From one Triticum urartu cultivar G1812 chromosome 3, Tu2.1, whole genome shotgun sequence genomic stretch:
- the LOC125545895 gene encoding mitochondrial thiamine diphosphate carrier 2 isoform X1, whose product MSMDLPSTLDLCKQLKIFCERKGFWRGNVPALFMYMPYTAIQFTVLHKLKTFASGSSRTEDHLHLSPYLSYVSGAIAGSAATVGSYPFDLLRTILASQGEPKVYPNMRSALVDIVQTRGVRGLYAGLTPTLVEIIPYAGLQFGSYDTFKRSMMSWNRYRYGIEEDDSASSFQLFLCGFAAGTFSKAACHPLDVVKKRFQIEGLKRHPRYGARIESSTYKGMYHALTEIVVKEGFGGLYKGLFPSVVKSAPAGAVTFVAYEYISDWIGAKAGVE is encoded by the exons ATGTCTATGGACCTTCCAAGTACACTGGACTTATGCAAGCAACTAAAGATATTCTGCGAGAGGAAG GGATTCTGGAGAGGAAATGTTCCAGCCTTGTTTATGTATATGCCATATACAGCTATACAATTCACAGTTCTACACAAGCTAAAAACATTTGCATCTGGTTCATCGAGAACAG AGGATCATCTGCACTTAAGTCCTTACTTGTCTTACGTAAGTGGGGCTATCGCAGGAAGTGCAGCAACTGTAGGGTCATATCCATTTGACCTTCTCAGAACTATTCTTGCGTCACAGGGTGAACCGAAG GTTTACCCCAATATGCGGTCTGCACTTGTTGATATAGTTCAAACTCGTGGTGTTCGAGGGCTGTATGCTGGTTTAACTCCAACTCTTGTTGAAATTATACCATATGCTGGCTTGCAGTTTGGTTCATACGACACTTTCAAACGTTCAATGATG TCATGGAATAGATACAGATATGGAATTGAGGAGGATGACTCGGCATCAAGCTTCCAGCTATTTCTTTGTGGATTCGCAGCTGGAACATTTTCAAAAGCTGCATGTCACCCACTTGATGTTGTTAAGAAAAGATTCCAG ATTGAAGGATTAAAACGTCATCCAAGGTATGGGGCGCGGATTGAGAGCAGCACATACAAGGGCATGTACCATGCCCTAACAGAGATAGTTGTTAAGGAGGGGTTTGGAGGCCTCTATAAAGGGCTTTTCCCATCGGTGGTGAAATCAGCTCCTGCTGGTGCAGTGACATTTGTGGCCTACGAATACATCTCGGACTG GATAGGGGCCAAGGCCGGAGTTGAGTGA
- the LOC125545895 gene encoding mitochondrial thiamine diphosphate carrier 2 isoform X2, translating into MGAGAGAAEEPSQTRRALVDTAAGAISGGISRTVTSPLDVIKIRFQVQLEPTAKWGVLRRDVYGPSKYTGLMQATKDILREEGLPGFWRGNVPALFMYMPYTAIQFTVLHKLKTFASGSSRTEDHLHLSPYLSYVSGAIAGSAATVGSYPFDLLRTILASQGEPKVYPNMRSALVDIVQTRGVRGLYAGLTPTLVEIIPYAGLQFGSYDTFKRSMMSWNRYRYGIEEDDSASSFQLFLCGFAAGTFSKAACHPLDVVKKRFQIEGLKRHPRYGARIESSTYKGMYHALTEIVVKEGFGGLYKGLFPSVVKSAPAGAVTFVAYEYISDWIGAKAGVE; encoded by the exons atgggtgcgggcgcgggcgcggcggAGGAGCCGTCGCAGACGCGGCGGGCGCTGGTCGACACGGCCGCGGGCGCCATCTCCGGGGGCATCTCCCGCACCGTCACCTCCCCCCTCGACGTCATCAAAATCCGGTTCCAG GTTCAATTAGAGCCGACGGCAAAATGGGGTGTACTTCGGAGGGATGTCTATGGACCTTCCAAGTACACTGGACTTATGCAAGCAACTAAAGATATTCTGCGAGAGGAAGGTTTGCCG GGATTCTGGAGAGGAAATGTTCCAGCCTTGTTTATGTATATGCCATATACAGCTATACAATTCACAGTTCTACACAAGCTAAAAACATTTGCATCTGGTTCATCGAGAACAG AGGATCATCTGCACTTAAGTCCTTACTTGTCTTACGTAAGTGGGGCTATCGCAGGAAGTGCAGCAACTGTAGGGTCATATCCATTTGACCTTCTCAGAACTATTCTTGCGTCACAGGGTGAACCGAAG GTTTACCCCAATATGCGGTCTGCACTTGTTGATATAGTTCAAACTCGTGGTGTTCGAGGGCTGTATGCTGGTTTAACTCCAACTCTTGTTGAAATTATACCATATGCTGGCTTGCAGTTTGGTTCATACGACACTTTCAAACGTTCAATGATG TCATGGAATAGATACAGATATGGAATTGAGGAGGATGACTCGGCATCAAGCTTCCAGCTATTTCTTTGTGGATTCGCAGCTGGAACATTTTCAAAAGCTGCATGTCACCCACTTGATGTTGTTAAGAAAAGATTCCAG ATTGAAGGATTAAAACGTCATCCAAGGTATGGGGCGCGGATTGAGAGCAGCACATACAAGGGCATGTACCATGCCCTAACAGAGATAGTTGTTAAGGAGGGGTTTGGAGGCCTCTATAAAGGGCTTTTCCCATCGGTGGTGAAATCAGCTCCTGCTGGTGCAGTGACATTTGTGGCCTACGAATACATCTCGGACTG GATAGGGGCCAAGGCCGGAGTTGAGTGA